In the Oryzihumus leptocrescens genome, one interval contains:
- a CDS encoding ZIP family metal transporter encodes MSGSQIALLGAIAGFTIFLGLPVGRLRQPAPRLKAALNGIAIGVLVFLVWDILAHAWEPTDAALSDHKWGTATTGFVVMAVGLAVGMTGLVYYDKVMAARRARSQAVSTPAAVPVGAPGAPAVPVTDPAVTPAPARSAAADLSLMIAVGIGLHNFAEGLAIGNSAASGSLSLAVMLVIGFALHNATEGFGIVAPLAGDTVRPSWGRLALLGLIGGGPTFVGTLVGQSVVNDTLAIAFLGMAAGSVLYVVIELLSVARRTGMKELTTWCILGGLLMGFLTDGILVAAGA; translated from the coding sequence ATGTCAGGTAGCCAGATCGCCCTCCTGGGCGCGATCGCCGGGTTCACGATCTTCCTCGGCCTGCCCGTCGGCCGGCTGCGCCAGCCGGCCCCGCGGCTCAAGGCGGCCCTCAACGGCATCGCCATCGGCGTCCTCGTGTTCCTCGTCTGGGACATCCTCGCCCACGCCTGGGAGCCCACCGACGCCGCGCTGTCCGACCACAAGTGGGGCACCGCGACCACCGGCTTCGTGGTGATGGCCGTGGGCCTCGCGGTCGGCATGACCGGCCTCGTCTACTACGACAAGGTGATGGCCGCCCGGCGCGCCCGCTCGCAGGCGGTGTCTACGCCGGCTGCCGTCCCCGTCGGCGCCCCGGGCGCCCCGGCTGTGCCGGTGACCGACCCCGCCGTCACCCCCGCGCCGGCCCGCTCCGCCGCCGCCGACCTGTCGCTGATGATCGCCGTCGGCATCGGCCTGCACAACTTCGCCGAGGGCCTGGCCATCGGCAACTCCGCCGCCAGCGGCTCGCTGTCCCTGGCCGTGATGCTGGTGATCGGCTTCGCGCTGCACAACGCCACCGAGGGCTTCGGCATCGTCGCCCCGCTGGCCGGTGACACCGTCCGCCCGAGCTGGGGCCGACTGGCCCTGCTCGGCCTCATCGGCGGGGGCCCCACCTTCGTCGGCACCCTGGTTGGTCAGAGCGTCGTCAACGACACCCTGGCCATCGCCTTCCTGGGCATGGCGGCAGGCTCGGTGCTCTATGTCGTGATCGAGCTGCTGTCCGTCGCCCGCCGGACCGGCATGAAGGAGCTCACCACCTGGTGCATCCTCGGTGGCCTGCTGATGGGCTTCCTCACCGACGGCATCCTCGTGGCAGCCGGCGCCTGA
- a CDS encoding VTT domain-containing protein, which translates to MHSLGPQWLDPQYLLDHYGNMALWISALIIFAECGLFTAFLPGDSLLFTIGLFAALPHNPLGLPFWLVLVVLVAAAFLGNVVGYEIGRAIGTPLYKRDGRLVKRAYIDKTTDFFERYGNRAIVLGRFVPIVRTFITVVAGVGKMERRRFFTYSFIGALLWAVGVTVLGYFLGQISFVKNNLEIMLLLIVAVSLIPVAIEFLRHRAAAKRGETAEDSVTGPL; encoded by the coding sequence ATGCACTCCCTGGGTCCGCAGTGGCTCGACCCCCAGTACCTGCTCGACCACTACGGCAACATGGCCCTGTGGATCAGCGCGCTCATCATCTTCGCCGAGTGCGGGCTGTTCACCGCGTTCCTGCCCGGTGACTCGCTGCTGTTCACCATCGGCCTGTTCGCCGCGCTGCCGCACAACCCACTCGGGCTGCCGTTCTGGCTGGTCCTCGTGGTGCTCGTCGCGGCGGCGTTCCTCGGCAACGTCGTCGGCTACGAGATCGGCCGGGCCATCGGCACGCCGCTGTACAAGCGCGACGGCCGGCTGGTCAAGCGGGCCTACATCGACAAGACCACCGACTTCTTCGAGCGCTACGGCAACCGGGCCATCGTGCTCGGCCGGTTCGTGCCGATCGTGCGCACGTTCATCACCGTCGTCGCCGGCGTGGGCAAGATGGAGCGGCGGCGCTTCTTCACCTACAGCTTCATCGGCGCGCTGCTGTGGGCCGTCGGCGTGACGGTGCTCGGCTACTTCCTCGGCCAGATCTCGTTCGTGAAGAACAACCTCGAGATCATGCTGCTGCTCATCGTCGCCGTCTCGCTCATCCCGGTCGCGATCGAGTTCCTGCGCCACCGCGCCGCCGCCAAGCGCGGCGAGACCGCCGAGGACTCGGTCACCGGCCCGCTCTGA
- a CDS encoding TrmH family RNA methyltransferase, which yields MNDAHEVGVGPWEGSWPSDPRYDEGLLAGGDRRNVADRYRYWTHEAIVRDLDTSRHEFHVAVENWAHDFNIGSVIRTANAFNAKAFHIVGRRRWNRRGAMVTDRYQHEHHHDSVEALLAWASAHGPDGHGIPVIGIDNLPGSVPLETYDLPRHCVLLFGQEGPGLSEAARQGCEVILDIAQFGSTRSINAGAAAAIAMHAWVRRHVFGQPASP from the coding sequence GTGAACGACGCGCATGAGGTGGGGGTCGGCCCATGGGAGGGTTCGTGGCCCTCCGACCCCAGGTATGACGAGGGCCTGCTCGCGGGGGGCGACCGGCGCAACGTCGCCGACCGCTACCGCTACTGGACGCACGAGGCGATCGTGCGCGACCTCGACACCTCGCGGCACGAGTTCCACGTCGCGGTGGAGAACTGGGCCCACGACTTCAACATCGGCTCGGTGATCCGCACCGCCAACGCCTTCAACGCCAAGGCGTTCCACATCGTGGGCCGGCGCCGCTGGAACCGGCGGGGCGCCATGGTCACCGACCGCTACCAGCACGAGCACCACCACGACAGCGTGGAGGCGCTGCTGGCGTGGGCCTCCGCCCATGGACCGGACGGGCACGGCATACCGGTCATCGGCATCGACAACCTGCCCGGTTCGGTGCCGCTGGAGACCTATGACCTGCCGCGGCACTGCGTCCTGCTGTTCGGGCAGGAGGGGCCCGGCCTGTCCGAGGCGGCCCGGCAGGGCTGCGAGGTGATCCTCGACATCGCCCAGTTCGGCTCGACCCGCTCGATCAACGCCGGCGCGGCGGCCGCGATCGCCATGCACGCGTGGGTCCGACGTCACGTGTTCGGGCAACCGGCGTCGCCCTAG
- the fbaA gene encoding class II fructose-bisphosphate aldolase, producing MPIATPEVYADMLDRAKAGAFAYPAINVSSSQTLNAAIRGFAEAGSDGIIQVSTGGAEYLSGPTVKDMVAGSLAFAAFAHEVAKKYDVNIALHTDHCPKDKLDGFVRPLLAASTERVRAGGTPWFQSHMWDGSAVPLTENLQIARELLDLCQAADVILEIEVGVVGGEEDGVVGKIDEKLYSTPEDALATVEALGLGEHGRYMTALTFGNVHGVYKPGNVKLRPEILKQAQEAVIKSRGLAADAKPFDLVFHGGSGSLPEEISAAVDYGVVKMNVDTDTQYAFTRPVAGFMLKNYDGVLKVDGEVGNKKAYDPRAWGKEAEAGMAARVVTACENLRSAGTHA from the coding sequence ATGCCCATCGCGACACCTGAGGTGTACGCAGACATGCTCGACCGCGCCAAGGCAGGAGCGTTCGCGTACCCCGCGATCAACGTCTCCTCCAGCCAGACCCTCAACGCGGCCATCCGGGGCTTCGCCGAGGCCGGCAGCGACGGCATCATCCAGGTCTCGACCGGCGGCGCCGAGTACCTCTCCGGCCCCACGGTCAAGGACATGGTCGCCGGCTCGCTCGCGTTCGCGGCGTTCGCCCACGAGGTGGCGAAGAAGTACGACGTCAACATCGCGCTGCACACCGACCACTGCCCCAAGGACAAGCTCGACGGCTTCGTCCGGCCGCTCCTGGCCGCCTCGACCGAGCGGGTCAGGGCCGGCGGCACCCCGTGGTTCCAGTCGCACATGTGGGACGGCTCGGCTGTGCCGCTGACCGAGAACCTCCAGATCGCCCGCGAGCTGCTGGACCTGTGCCAGGCCGCCGACGTCATCCTCGAGATCGAGGTCGGCGTCGTGGGCGGTGAGGAGGACGGCGTCGTCGGCAAGATCGACGAGAAGCTCTACAGCACCCCCGAGGACGCCCTCGCCACCGTCGAGGCGCTCGGCCTCGGTGAGCACGGTCGCTACATGACCGCGCTGACCTTCGGCAACGTGCACGGCGTCTACAAGCCGGGCAACGTCAAGCTGCGCCCCGAGATCCTCAAGCAGGCCCAGGAGGCCGTCATCAAGTCCCGCGGCCTGGCCGCCGACGCCAAGCCGTTCGACCTGGTCTTCCATGGCGGCTCGGGCTCGCTGCCGGAGGAGATCTCCGCCGCGGTCGACTACGGCGTGGTGAAGATGAACGTCGACACCGACACGCAGTACGCCTTCACCCGCCCGGTCGCCGGCTTCATGCTCAAGAACTACGACGGCGTGCTCAAGGTCGACGGCGAGGTCGGCAACAAGAAGGCCTACGACCCGCGCGCCTGGGGCAAGGAGGCCGAGGCCGGCATGGCGGCCCGCGTGGTCACCGCCTGCGAGAACCTCCGCTCGGCCGGGACGCACGCCTGA
- a CDS encoding DUF3151 domain-containing protein, with protein MSNLLGIPETRLPEDPAAAPLAAGEDPAAVAAAHPTSSLAWATLAEAALADGRTVEGYAYARTGYHRALDALRRGGWRGQGPVPWSHEPNRGFLRALAALSRAAGAIGETDEEQRCAQFLRDSSPEAAEALGL; from the coding sequence ATGAGCAACCTGCTCGGCATCCCCGAGACCCGCCTGCCCGAGGACCCGGCCGCGGCGCCCCTGGCCGCGGGGGAGGACCCGGCCGCGGTCGCGGCGGCCCACCCCACCTCGTCCCTGGCCTGGGCCACCCTGGCCGAGGCGGCGCTGGCCGACGGCCGCACCGTCGAGGGCTACGCCTACGCCCGCACCGGCTACCACCGGGCGCTGGACGCCCTGCGCCGCGGCGGCTGGCGCGGCCAGGGGCCGGTGCCGTGGTCGCACGAGCCCAACCGCGGGTTCCTGCGCGCGTTGGCCGCCCTGAGCCGGGCCGCCGGGGCGATCGGCGAGACCGACGAGGAGCAGCGCTGCGCCCAGTTCCTGCGTGACTCCTCGCCCGAGGCCGCGGAGGCGCTCGGCCTCTGA
- a CDS encoding acyl-CoA dehydrogenase family protein produces MRRRPESAEERAFRESLRAFLTEKVLPHVQEWEHARLVPKSLYAELGALGVTGLQVPEEFGGSGETSFRYNVALAEEVARTGAVTGALQLHLNVVLPYFLAYATPSQRERWFPGFATGELVTAIAMTEPGTGSDLAGISATAVRDGDDYVLNGTKTFITGGIQADLVVVVARTSRDAGDRRAGLTLLVVEEGMPGFTRGRNLEKIGLKSQDTGELFFDDVRVPVANRLGEEGRAFEYLTANLPQERMSIAVSAQATCERAIELTRDYVRERKAFGTPIASFQNTKFVLAGLSARVEAGRQLVDAALEELDAGTLTGADAARVKLYTTELQADVVDACLQLHGGYGYMLEYPIARMYADARVSRIYGGSSEIMKSIIAKDLGL; encoded by the coding sequence ATGCGCAGGCGGCCGGAGTCAGCCGAGGAGCGGGCTTTCCGCGAGAGCCTTCGGGCCTTCCTCACCGAGAAGGTCCTGCCCCACGTGCAGGAGTGGGAGCACGCCCGGCTCGTGCCCAAGAGCCTGTATGCCGAGCTGGGCGCCCTGGGCGTGACCGGCCTGCAGGTCCCCGAGGAGTTCGGCGGGTCGGGGGAGACCTCCTTCCGCTACAACGTCGCCCTCGCCGAGGAGGTCGCCCGCACCGGCGCGGTGACCGGCGCCCTGCAGCTGCACCTCAACGTGGTGCTGCCCTACTTCCTGGCCTACGCCACGCCGTCCCAGCGCGAGCGGTGGTTCCCCGGGTTCGCCACCGGCGAGCTCGTCACGGCGATCGCGATGACCGAGCCGGGGACCGGCTCCGACCTGGCCGGCATCAGTGCCACCGCCGTGCGCGACGGGGACGACTACGTCCTGAACGGGACCAAGACGTTCATCACCGGTGGCATCCAGGCCGACCTCGTCGTCGTGGTGGCCCGCACCTCCCGGGATGCCGGCGACCGTCGCGCGGGGCTGACCCTGCTCGTGGTCGAGGAGGGCATGCCCGGCTTCACCCGAGGGCGCAACCTGGAGAAGATCGGCCTGAAGAGCCAGGACACCGGCGAGCTGTTCTTCGACGACGTGCGCGTGCCGGTGGCCAACCGCCTCGGCGAGGAGGGCCGCGCCTTCGAGTACCTCACCGCCAACCTGCCCCAGGAGCGGATGTCCATCGCCGTCTCCGCGCAGGCCACCTGCGAGCGGGCGATCGAGCTGACCCGAGACTACGTGCGCGAGCGCAAGGCGTTCGGCACCCCGATCGCGTCGTTCCAGAACACCAAGTTCGTCCTCGCCGGGCTGTCGGCCCGGGTGGAGGCGGGGCGGCAGCTCGTCGACGCGGCGCTGGAGGAGCTCGATGCCGGCACGCTGACCGGTGCCGACGCGGCGCGGGTCAAGCTCTACACGACCGAGCTGCAGGCCGACGTCGTCGACGCCTGCCTGCAGCTGCATGGCGGCTACGGCTACATGCTCGAGTACCCGATCGCCCGGATGTACGCCGACGCCCGCGTCTCGCGGATCTACGGCGGGTCCAGCGAGATCATGAAGTCGATCATCGCCAAGGACCTCGGCCTGTAG
- a CDS encoding thiolase family protein, giving the protein MRDAVIVQAVRTPVGRRKGALAGAHPADLSAIALRGLADRVGLDPALVDDVIWGCVSQVGEQGFNVGRNGVLAAGWPEAVPATTLDRQCGSSQQALHFAAAGVISGQYDVAVAGGVESMTRVAMGSSVANGPGMPFGPGVLARYDNVAFNQGISAEMIARQWGFSREDVDAYSVASHELAAAAQKAGAFEEEIVPVPLAADGSVVLDGSEPTTTFSTDEGVRPGTTLEVLGGLRTAFEENGTVTAGNASQISDGAGAMLVTTSEIAAANGWTPLARVHTAVLAGVDPVIMLTGPIPATAKALAKAGLSIGDIDAFEVNEGFASVPLAWLAETGADRTRLNPHGGAIALGHPLGGSGARLAATLVHHLARTGGRYGLQTMCEGGGMANATILENLTA; this is encoded by the coding sequence ATGCGCGACGCCGTCATCGTCCAGGCCGTGCGGACCCCCGTGGGCCGCCGCAAGGGCGCCCTCGCCGGGGCCCACCCGGCCGACCTCAGCGCCATCGCCCTGCGCGGGCTCGCCGACCGGGTCGGACTCGACCCCGCGCTGGTCGACGACGTCATCTGGGGCTGCGTCTCCCAGGTCGGCGAACAGGGCTTCAACGTCGGGCGCAACGGCGTCCTCGCCGCCGGGTGGCCCGAGGCCGTGCCGGCCACCACGCTCGACCGCCAGTGCGGGTCCAGCCAGCAGGCCCTGCACTTCGCCGCCGCCGGCGTCATCAGCGGGCAGTACGACGTCGCCGTCGCCGGTGGCGTGGAGTCGATGACCCGGGTGGCCATGGGTTCCAGCGTCGCGAACGGGCCCGGTATGCCGTTCGGTCCCGGCGTTCTGGCCCGCTACGACAACGTGGCCTTCAACCAGGGCATCAGCGCCGAGATGATCGCCCGCCAGTGGGGCTTCTCCCGCGAGGACGTCGACGCCTACAGCGTGGCCTCGCACGAGCTGGCCGCGGCGGCCCAGAAGGCGGGCGCCTTCGAGGAGGAGATCGTGCCGGTGCCGCTGGCCGCGGACGGATCGGTGGTCCTGGACGGCAGTGAGCCCACGACGACGTTCAGCACCGACGAGGGCGTGCGCCCAGGCACGACGCTGGAGGTGCTCGGCGGGCTGCGCACCGCCTTCGAGGAGAACGGCACCGTCACGGCCGGCAACGCCTCGCAGATCTCCGACGGGGCCGGCGCCATGCTGGTGACCACCTCCGAGATCGCCGCCGCGAACGGCTGGACCCCGCTGGCCCGCGTGCACACCGCGGTCCTGGCCGGCGTCGACCCGGTCATCATGCTCACCGGCCCGATCCCGGCCACGGCCAAGGCCCTGGCGAAGGCGGGGCTGTCCATCGGCGACATCGACGCGTTCGAGGTCAACGAGGGGTTCGCCTCGGTGCCGCTGGCGTGGCTGGCCGAGACCGGGGCCGACCGGACCCGGCTCAACCCCCACGGCGGGGCGATCGCGCTCGGTCACCCGCTGGGCGGCTCGGGAGCCCGCCTGGCGGCCACCCTCGTGCACCACCTGGCCCGGACGGGTGGGCGGTACGGCCTGCAGACCATGTGCGAGGGCGGTGGCATGGCCAACGCGACCATCCTGGAGAACCTCACGGCCTGA
- a CDS encoding response regulator transcription factor, which yields MSPYLAPFRVSEAAETLYRRILRSSRSDVATHAAELGWTLEEVTTALQSLIAIRLVRETTDHQVVVEHPRAALERLIDSEEARLDSRRRELSEARNAIAQFAADHRVGQSGSTATRRPAWEEVSAQLAPSLVEHTIRITSGVIRTSVVRVDVGPGLDDDTYRTAQAAVAAGREQRALYPLSALEDPASQRWMRGWSDVGEQQRVTDSPPSEFAVFGDEVVLAVASWHDPTSDFVVIRDEMLVSAFTTMFDLAWSVALPVPDASVETDADRRLLTLLAGGLKDEAIARYLGWGVRTVRRRVANLMADLGADTRFQLGVAAQRRGLIGAARGGVGPGAPNG from the coding sequence GTGAGTCCGTACCTCGCGCCGTTCCGCGTCTCCGAGGCGGCAGAGACCCTCTACCGCAGGATCCTGCGCTCCAGCAGGAGCGACGTCGCCACCCACGCCGCCGAGCTCGGCTGGACGCTGGAGGAGGTCACCACCGCGCTGCAGTCACTCATCGCGATCCGCCTCGTCCGGGAGACGACCGATCACCAGGTGGTCGTCGAGCACCCCCGCGCAGCCCTCGAGCGGCTCATCGACAGCGAGGAGGCGCGGCTGGACTCGCGGCGCCGGGAGCTGTCCGAGGCGCGCAACGCGATCGCGCAGTTCGCCGCCGACCACCGGGTCGGCCAGTCCGGCAGCACGGCGACCCGCCGGCCGGCCTGGGAGGAGGTCTCGGCGCAGCTGGCGCCGAGCCTGGTCGAGCACACCATCCGGATCACCAGCGGCGTGATCCGGACCTCCGTCGTCCGGGTGGACGTCGGGCCGGGGCTGGACGACGACACCTACCGGACCGCCCAGGCGGCGGTGGCCGCCGGCCGCGAGCAGCGCGCGCTCTACCCGCTCAGTGCGCTGGAGGACCCGGCGAGCCAGCGCTGGATGCGCGGCTGGTCCGACGTCGGGGAGCAGCAGCGGGTCACCGACAGCCCGCCGAGCGAGTTCGCGGTCTTCGGCGACGAGGTGGTGCTCGCGGTCGCCAGCTGGCACGACCCCACCTCGGACTTCGTCGTCATCCGCGACGAGATGCTGGTCTCGGCGTTCACCACGATGTTCGACCTGGCCTGGTCGGTGGCGCTCCCCGTGCCGGACGCCTCCGTGGAGACCGACGCCGACCGCCGCCTGCTCACCCTGCTCGCCGGCGGCCTCAAGGACGAGGCCATCGCGCGCTACCTCGGTTGGGGCGTGCGCACGGTGCGCCGTCGGGTGGCCAACCTGATGGCCGACCTGGGTGCCGACACGCGGTTCCAGCTCGGCGTCGCGGCGCAGCGCCGGGGCCTCATCGGGGCCGCGCGCGGCGGCGTCGGACCTGGTGCCCCGAACGGGTGA
- a CDS encoding adenylosuccinate synthase has protein sequence MPAIVLVGAQWGDEGKGKATDLLGSSVDYVVKFNGGNNAGHTIVIDGEKYALHLLPSGILTPGCTPVIGNGVVVDLSVLFEEIDALNARGVDTSRLVVSANAHLIPSYNRVLDKVTERFLGSRRLGTTGRGIGPTYADKMSRIGIRVQDLFDEKILRAKIEGALDIKNQVLVKIYNRRAIEVDEVVEELLTYAERLRPMVADTGLLLSNALDEGKTVLFEAGQATLLDVDHGTYPFVTSSNATSAGACTGSGVPPTRIDRVIAILKAYSTRVGEGPFPTELHDEMGDRLRDVGAEFGTTTGRPRRCGWVDAVVGRYATRVNGVTDFVVTKLDVLTGLETIPVCVAYDVNGVRHDEMPVSQSDFHHAVPVYEELPGWSEDISGCRTFEELPVNAQRYIERLEELIGARISTVGVGPGREATIERHSLLG, from the coding sequence ATGCCGGCGATCGTGCTGGTCGGCGCCCAGTGGGGCGATGAAGGCAAGGGCAAGGCGACGGACCTGCTCGGCAGCAGTGTCGACTACGTCGTGAAGTTCAACGGCGGCAACAACGCCGGCCACACCATCGTCATCGACGGCGAGAAGTACGCCCTGCACCTGCTGCCCAGCGGCATCCTCACCCCGGGCTGCACCCCCGTCATCGGCAACGGCGTGGTCGTCGACCTCTCGGTGCTGTTCGAGGAGATCGACGCCCTCAACGCCCGTGGTGTCGACACCTCGCGCCTCGTGGTGAGCGCGAACGCACACCTGATCCCGTCGTACAACCGGGTGCTCGACAAGGTGACCGAGCGCTTCCTCGGCAGCCGCCGCCTCGGCACGACCGGCCGCGGCATCGGCCCGACCTACGCCGACAAGATGTCGCGCATCGGCATCCGGGTGCAGGACCTGTTCGACGAGAAGATCCTGCGCGCCAAGATCGAGGGCGCCCTGGACATCAAGAACCAGGTGCTCGTGAAGATCTACAACCGTCGCGCCATCGAGGTCGACGAGGTGGTCGAGGAGCTCCTGACGTATGCCGAGCGGCTGCGTCCCATGGTCGCCGACACCGGGCTGCTGCTGTCCAACGCCCTCGACGAGGGCAAGACGGTCCTGTTCGAGGCGGGCCAGGCGACGCTGCTCGACGTCGACCACGGCACCTACCCGTTCGTGACGTCCTCCAACGCGACCTCCGCCGGCGCCTGCACCGGCTCGGGTGTGCCGCCGACCCGCATCGACCGGGTCATCGCGATCCTCAAGGCCTACTCCACCCGTGTCGGCGAGGGCCCGTTCCCGACCGAGCTGCACGACGAGATGGGCGACCGGCTGCGCGACGTCGGTGCCGAGTTCGGCACCACGACCGGCCGCCCGCGCCGGTGCGGCTGGGTCGACGCGGTCGTCGGCCGCTACGCCACCCGGGTCAACGGGGTCACCGACTTCGTCGTCACCAAGCTCGACGTGCTGACCGGCCTGGAGACCATCCCCGTGTGCGTGGCCTACGACGTCAACGGCGTCCGCCACGACGAGATGCCGGTCAGCCAGAGCGACTTCCACCACGCGGTCCCGGTCTACGAGGAGCTGCCCGGCTGGAGCGAGGACATCTCCGGCTGCCGTACCTTCGAGGAGCTGCCGGTCAACGCCCAGCGCTACATCGAGCGGCTCGAGGAGCTCATCGGCGCCCGGATCTCCACGGTCGGCGTGGGCCCGGGCCGCGAGGCCACGATCGAGCGGCACTCGCTGCTCGGCTGA
- a CDS encoding DUF402 domain-containing protein: MVDEVLLRFTKWDGREHWLAPLWRLGIDDHGVWLGGPAGTVFTRPEVVAYEATGPLVMLVPKGRPWVATFYGEGHRHDTRVYVDMATPAVWSDSGDEVTMVDLDLDVVRTQDARVYVDDEDEFAEHQVRFGYPREVVRMAESTRDEVLVAVRAEQAPFAPAVWEPWLGQVS; encoded by the coding sequence GTGGTGGACGAGGTCCTGCTCAGGTTCACCAAGTGGGACGGTCGTGAGCACTGGCTGGCGCCGTTGTGGCGGCTCGGCATCGACGACCACGGCGTGTGGTTGGGCGGTCCCGCCGGCACGGTGTTCACCCGTCCCGAGGTGGTGGCCTACGAGGCGACCGGGCCCCTGGTCATGCTGGTCCCAAAGGGGCGGCCCTGGGTGGCGACCTTCTACGGGGAGGGGCACCGGCACGACACCCGGGTCTACGTCGACATGGCGACCCCGGCGGTCTGGTCGGACTCCGGGGACGAGGTGACGATGGTCGACCTCGACCTCGACGTGGTGCGCACGCAGGACGCCCGCGTCTACGTCGACGACGAGGACGAGTTCGCCGAGCACCAGGTGCGATTCGGCTACCCGCGCGAGGTCGTGCGGATGGCCGAGTCCACGCGGGACGAGGTCCTTGTCGCGGTCCGCGCCGAGCAGGCGCCGTTCGCCCCCGCTGTGTGGGAGCCGTGGCTGGGCCAGGTGTCCTGA